The genomic window CAGCAAGAAAATCAAGACGTTAAGCGCTTCCACTGAACCTGCATTCGAAGGTGAATCCGGTTCGGCGGTTGGAATGCTGCTGCAACGTGGCCGTATGGAGAGAGATCTCTCCTTGCAGGACGTCGCTCAGCAGTTGCGCATTCAGCGCAGTTACTTGCAGGCACTGGAAACCGGCGATTTCGACAATCTGCCCGGTCTCACCTATGCCATCGGCTATGTGCGGAGCTACAGCCAGCTCGTCGGCCTCGACGCCGACAAGATGATCGCCGATTTCAAGGCGGAAGCGAAGAAGCTGCAGGAACCGACGCAGCTCTCCTTCCCCTCTCCCGCTCCGGAAGGCAAAGTTCCCGGCGGCGCACTGATGTTCGTCGGTGTCCTGCTCGCCGCTCTCAGCTACGGCGGCTGGTACTATTTCTCGACCACGGACACGGCGGTCTCCGACCTGACGCCGGGCATTCCGGACCGTCTCGCATTCCTGCTCGAGGAACCGGCGATCAAGTCTGCCGAGCCCGAGAGCGCGGCGGCACCCGCCACGACGACGGCTCAGGCCCCGGCTGCAACCGCAGCGCAGCCGGGCACGAAGAGCGCCGAAGCGCCGGTGCCGCAGCCGCAACAGTTTGCCGTCGCGACCGACCCCGCACCGGAGACGACGTCCGCGACAGAAACGGCGGAGACCGAGACCCGGGCCGAAGTTACCACCGCGAACGAACCGGTTCGGACAGAAACATCCGACACGCTCGAACCCGCAGTCGCCGATAGCCCGGTGGAGACCGCCTCGGTCGCGCCCGCGGTAACGGAGCCCGCGGCAGCGGAGATCGTTAAGGCAGAAGAGAGCGAGCCGGCCACACCGGTCTCGGAAACGATCGCGACGACGACCGCGACCGAGGAAACGGCCCCGACGGCGGCAGCGGCCGTGAGTGCGCCGACCGAAGTCGCCAGCGTTCCGGCGGCGGACCCGGCGCCGGTACCGGCCGCAACCGATATTCCTGCCGTTCCGGAGGTTTCGCGCAGCACGTCGCAGTCCGCCGTGGATGCCGAGGCTGCCGCCATCGATTCCAAGCCGGCTCCGGCGCCCGCCGCATCGAGCGAGGGTCCGCATATCGTGATCAGCGCGACGGACGACAGCTGGGTGCAGGTGCGCGGCGAAGACGCAACGCCTCTCCTGACGCGCATCCTGCGCAAAGGCGAAGCCTATGAGGTCCCCGTGCGCAGCGGCCTCAAACTGTTCACCGGCAATGCGGGCGCACTGAAGATTTCCATCAACGGTGCCGAAGCGCCGAGCCTCGGCCCGTTCGGGAAGATCGCCCGCAACATCCCGCTCGACGAGAGCCTGCTGACCTTTACCGCGACCGACTGATCCCGCGTTTCGGCGGAAACGTCATGAAGCCGCCGTTTACCCGCGGCGCCTGCTTGCTTTATAAGACCCCGAACGCCATCTCGCAGTTAGCCTGAGAAAGCGAGCGGAACATCCCATGAGCGTGCGGCCCTACCGCGACATCCACCGGCGCAAGTCCCGTCAGATCCGCGTCGGAAACGTGCTGGTCGGCGGCGATGCCCCGATCACCGTGCAGACCATGACCAACACGCTGACCGCCGACGCCAAGGCGACGATCGCGCAGATCCAGGCCTGCGCCGACGCCGGGGCCGACATCGTGCGCGTCTCCTGTCCGGACGAGGCCTCGACCGCGGCGATGCCGGAGATCGTCAAGGCCAGCCCGGTGCCGATCGTGGCGGACATCCATTTCCACTACAAACGCGCCATTGAGGCCGCCGAGGCGGGCGCCGCCTGCCTCAGGATCAATCCGGGCAATATCGGCAGCGCCGACCGGGTGCGCGAGGTGGTGAAGGCCGCCAAGGACCATGGCTGCTCGATCCGCGTCGGCGTCAATGCCGGCAGCCTCGAGAAACACCTGCTGGAGAAATACGGCGAGCCCTGTCCCGAGGCGATGGTTGAGAGCGCCTTCGACCATCTGAAGATCCTCGAGGACAACGACTTCTTCGAGACCAAGATCAGCGTGAAGGCCTCCGACGTCTTCCTCGCCGTCGCCGCCTATCAGGGTCTGGCAGACGCCTGCGACTATCCGCTGCATCTCGGCATCACCGAGGCCGGCGGGTTCCGCATCGGCTCGGTCAAGAGTTCCATCGGCATGGGCATGCTGCTCTGGAGCGGCATCGGCGACACGATCCGCGTCTCCCTCTCCTCCGATCCGGTGGACGAGGTGAAGGTCGGCTTCGACATCCTGAAGTCGCTGAACCT from Nisaea sediminum includes these protein-coding regions:
- the ispG gene encoding flavodoxin-dependent (E)-4-hydroxy-3-methylbut-2-enyl-diphosphate synthase; its protein translation is MSVRPYRDIHRRKSRQIRVGNVLVGGDAPITVQTMTNTLTADAKATIAQIQACADAGADIVRVSCPDEASTAAMPEIVKASPVPIVADIHFHYKRAIEAAEAGAACLRINPGNIGSADRVREVVKAAKDHGCSIRVGVNAGSLEKHLLEKYGEPCPEAMVESAFDHLKILEDNDFFETKISVKASDVFLAVAAYQGLADACDYPLHLGITEAGGFRIGSVKSSIGMGMLLWSGIGDTIRVSLSSDPVDEVKVGFDILKSLNLRHRGVNVISCPSCARQQFDVIKTVEVLEQRLSHITTPMTLSVIGCVVNGPGEARETDIGFTGGGKGTHQVYIAGLPHHRLKDESIVDHLVSLVEEKAAEIEKELAAEQAALAVSPAAS
- a CDS encoding helix-turn-helix domain-containing protein → MSTKAKLRLRHIEDADKSKAVNVTPEPTAPKLVASKPLVADSKKIKTLSASTEPAFEGESGSAVGMLLQRGRMERDLSLQDVAQQLRIQRSYLQALETGDFDNLPGLTYAIGYVRSYSQLVGLDADKMIADFKAEAKKLQEPTQLSFPSPAPEGKVPGGALMFVGVLLAALSYGGWYYFSTTDTAVSDLTPGIPDRLAFLLEEPAIKSAEPESAAAPATTTAQAPAATAAQPGTKSAEAPVPQPQQFAVATDPAPETTSATETAETETRAEVTTANEPVRTETSDTLEPAVADSPVETASVAPAVTEPAAAEIVKAEESEPATPVSETIATTTATEETAPTAAAAVSAPTEVASVPAADPAPVPAATDIPAVPEVSRSTSQSAVDAEAAAIDSKPAPAPAASSEGPHIVISATDDSWVQVRGEDATPLLTRILRKGEAYEVPVRSGLKLFTGNAGALKISINGAEAPSLGPFGKIARNIPLDESLLTFTATD